A single region of the Vicia villosa cultivar HV-30 ecotype Madison, WI linkage group LG4, Vvil1.0, whole genome shotgun sequence genome encodes:
- the LOC131595409 gene encoding uncharacterized membrane protein At1g16860-like, giving the protein MGTRIPSHQLSSGLYVSGRPEQPKERLPTMSSRSVPYTGGDPKKSGELGKMLDIPGLDPKSSSSTHNSGGQARSRPNSGPIGRNSGSGQIGRNSGSGNMSRKSTGSGPIALQPTGLITSGPVGSGPINVSRRSGQLEQPGSVGGGKAVYGSAVTSLGDEVKVGFRVSRSVVWIFMVVVAMCLLVGVFLMVAVKKAVILFALGGVIVPVVVLITWNCVWGRKGLLGFVKRYPDAELRGATDGQYVKVTGVVTCGSIPLESSYQRVSRCVYVSTELYEYKGWGGKSANPKHRCLTWGSRYSEKYIADFYISDFQTGLRALVKAGYGAKVAPFVEPTTVVDVTKENRELSPNFLGWIADRKLSTDDRIMRLKEGYIKEGSTVSVMGVVRRHENVLMIVPPTEPSSTGCQWSRFLLPTNVEGLIITCEDNQNADVIAV; this is encoded by the exons ATGGGGACTCGAATCCCTTCGCATCAGTTAAGCAGTGGACTCTATGTTTCGGGTCGACCCGAACAGCCGAAGGAGCGGTTACCGACAATGTCGTCGCGTTCTGTTCCGTACACCGGCGGTGACCCGAAGAAATCCGGTGAGCTTGGTAAAATGCTTGATATTCCGGGATTGGATCCCAAATCTTCTTCCTCGACTCACAACAGTGGCGGCCAGGCGAGATCCAGGCCGAACTCGGGTCCAATTGGGAGGAACAGCGGTTCGGGTCAAATCGGGAGGAATAGCGGTTCGGGTAATATGTCGAGGAAATCAACTGGCTCTGGACCGATAGCGTTGCAGCCGACTGGGTTGATAACGTCGGGGCCAGTGGGATCCGGCCCGATTAATGTGAGTAGGCGGTCGGGTCAGCTGGAGCAACCCGGTTCGGTTGGGGGTGGGAAGGCGGTTTATGGTTCGGCGGTGACGAGTTTGGGCGATGAAGTGAAAGTTGGGTTTAGGGTTTCGAGGTCGGTGGTGTGGATTTTTATGGTGGTGGTTGCAATGTGTTTGCTTGTTGGTGTGTTTTTGATGGTGGCTGTGAAGAAGGCTGTGATTTTGTTTGCACTTGGAGGGGTTATTGTGCCTGTTGTTGTTTTGATTACTTGGAATTGTGTTTGGGGAAGAAAAGGGCTTTTAGGGTTTGTTAAAAGGTACCCTGATGCTGAACTTAGAGGTGCCACTGATGGACAGTATGTTAAGGTTACTGGG GTTGTAACTTGTGGCAGTATTCCTTTGGAGTCATCTTATCAAAGAGTATCTAGATGTGTATATGTCTCCACAGAATTATATGAATATAAAGGATGGGGTGGAAAATCAGCAAATCCTAAACACCGATGCCTCACTTGGGGTTCTAGATACTCTGAG AAATACATAGCAGACTTCTACATATCAGATTTCCAGACCGGGTTAAGAGCATTAGTGAAAGCAGGCTATGGTGCCAAAGTTGCTCCTTTCGTGGAACCCACTACTGTTGTTGATGTTACAAAGGAGAACAGAGAGTTATCTCCAAACTTCTTAGGCTGGATCGCAGATCGCAAACTCTCTACTGATGATCGAATAATGCGCCTCAAGGAAGG GTACATCAAAGAAGGCAGCACAGTAAGTGTGATGGGAGTAGTCCGTCGACACGAGAATGTGCTCATGATTGTTCCTCCAACAGAGCCTTCCTCAACTGGTTGTCAATGGAGCCGCTTCCTTTTGCCAACCAACGTTGAAGGTCTTATCATAACTTGCGAGGACAACCAAAATGCCGATGTCATTGCTGTTTAG
- the LOC131599875 gene encoding EH domain-containing protein 2-like, with amino-acid sequence MKTENRSKEEISTYQEWFNLADSDGDGRISGNEATKFFALSNLSRSQLKQLWALSDTKRQGFLGFTEFVTAMELVSLAQAGYELNSNLPKIQLDKENVKPPVIEGLDTLVAQTKSLTITAAPEVNVTVQPQPFLPNSWFTSKSKSSKKLPPNAVTSIVDGLKRLYIERLKPLEAAYRYNDFVSPLLTNSDFDAKPMVMLLGQYSTGKTTFIKHLLKCDYPGAHIGPEPTTDRFVVVMSGPDERSVPGNTIAVDADMPFGGLTTFGGSFLSKFQCSQMPHPLLDEITIVDTPGVLSGEKQRTQRSYDFTGVVSWFAAKCDVILLLFDPHKLDISDEFKRVISSLRGNEDKIRVVLNKSDQVDTQQLMRVYGALMWSLGKVLNTPEVSRVYIGSFNDKPTSEGSVGPLGKNLFEKEQNDLLADLLDIPKKACDRRINEFVKRARSAKIHAYIISHLKKEMPAIMGKAKAQQKLIDNLDNEFAKIQREYHLPAGDFPSVEHFKEVLSSYSIDKFEKIKPKMIQAIDDMLGYEIPELLKKFRNPYD; translated from the exons ATGGTGACGGGCGCATAAGTGGAAACGAAGCTACGAAGTTCTTCGCACTCTCCAACTTATCTCGTTCTCAACTCAAGCAGCTTTGGGCTCTTTCTGATACCAAACGCCAAGGATTTCTAGGTTTCACGGAGTTTGTTACTGCAATGGAG TTGGTTTCGCTTGCACAAGCAGGATATGAACTTAATTCGAATTTACCAAAGATTCAAT TGGATAAGGAAAATGTTAAACCACCTGTGATTGAAGGATTAGATACTTTAGTGGCA CAAACTAAGAGTTTGACAATAACTGCCGCGCCTGAAGTGAATG TGACTGTCCAGCCTCAACCATTTCTGCCTAACTCATGGTTtacttcaaaatcaaaatcttcaAAGAAA TTACCTCCCAATGCAGTTACATCAATAGTTGATGGCTTGAAGAGATTGTATATTGAAAGACTAAAGCCCTTGGAAGCTGCTTATAGATATAATGATTTTGTTTCTCCGTTGTTG ACCAACAGTGATTTTGATGCTAAGCCCATGGTCATGCTTCTTGGTCAATACTCTACGGGgaaaacaacatttataaaacATTTGTTAAAATGTGATTATCCAG GAGCACACATTGGACCAGAGCCTACAACAGATAGATTTGTTGTTGTCATG TCCGGTCCTGATGAGAGGAGTGTTCCTGGAAACACTATAGCTGTTGATGCTGACATGCCTTTTGGTGGCCTGACAACTTTTGGAGGTTCATTTTTGTCGAAGTTCCAATGTTCTCAAATGCCACATCCA CTGCTGGATGAAATAACAATTGTGGACACTCCTGGTGTCCTATCTGGAGAGAAACAAAGGACACAAAGAAGCTATGATTTCACTGGTGTTGTATCTTGGTTTGCTGCCAAATGCGATGTCATTCTTCTTCTATTTGACCCGCATAAACTTGACATCAGTGACGAGTTCAAACGTGTAATTTCTTCATTACGTGGCAATGAGGACAAGATACGCGTGGTTTTGAATAAGTCAGACCAAGTTGATACTCAACAA CTTATGAGAGTTTATGGAGCGTTGATGTGGTCGCTAGGGAAGGTTCTAAATACTCCTGAAGTTTCACGTGTATACATCGG GTCGTTTAATGATAAGCCTACAAGTGAAGGATCAGTTGGTCCACTAGGAAAAAATCTCTTTGAGAAGGAACAGAATGATCTGTTGGCAGATTTGCTGGATATTCCAAAGAAGGCCTGTGATCGCAGG ATCAACGAATTTGTGAAACGGGCTAGATCGGCAAAAATTCATGCATACATAATTAGCCATCTTAAGAAAGAGATGCCAGCAATAATGGGCAAAGCCAAGGCTCAGCAAAAACTTattgataatcttgataatgaATTTGCAAAG ATTCAAAGGGAGTACCATCTACCAGCAGGTGACTTTCCCAGTGTTGAGCACTTCAAAGAAGTTTTGAGTAGTTATAGCATCgacaaatttgaaaaaataaagccaAAAATGATACAGGCCATAGATGACATGCTTGGATATGAAATTCCAGAGCTTTTAAAGAAATTCAGAAATCCTTATgattaa